DNA from Drosophila busckii strain San Diego stock center, stock number 13000-0081.31 chromosome 2R, ASM1175060v1, whole genome shotgun sequence:
acaaacaatattaaatatatatgtatgtatatgtgtgtattaaataaacaaaagcgtgtttttatttctgttaCTGTTATCAACAATAAACTCTTGAGCCTTTGTTTacagccagcaacagttgccaacgCAAACACTCACTGAATTGacatgttatttatttgttggccATGTTGCCCTTAGTGGCGCCATGGCCACGCGGCATTTAAGTGCCGCTAATGAATGTGTTGGCAAAGCATTTATaactaatatttttgcatatagaCGCCTGTGTTGGCGCCAGACTTTGCTAAAGCTCATCAAATCTAGCAGCTTATTGCACAAAACGCATACGACATGTGCGCACATCAAGCAAAAACTTTACTCAtcaaagccagcagcaatgcaTGTCGGCTTCTCTGTCTATGtctgagagtgtgtgtgtgtgtgtggaagtTAAGTGCATGACAAGCTCGTAAGCGTgtgttaaaaaagaaaattccaGTTTTTATTCCATTGAGTGTGTGCAGCACTTCACAAAAGCGACTCAGACTCAAGCACTCAagcactgaactgaactggaCACCTTTGGCCCAAGTTAAGAGCCTTTTGCAAACGCACAGTCATTCACCAGctgccgcaacaacaacaacaaagtgtagAAGAGCACAGCTCAGGACTGCACTTGATGCACTTGAATTATGCAATGCCGAACAGTTGGGCGCAGCCGACATTAGTAGAACTAATACATAagataaattcaattaaattacatatagAATATgttagtaaaaattaaaagatagAGCACGCGCCTTTCTCATCTAATCATTTTGCTTATTAGTCTAGGAACTTCTTATATCCACATGTTGACGCAgaaaataacttttttaatgcatatggAATTAATATTCAagtaaagtataaaaaaattaaattaaattggttCAGTATTTAGCGTGACTGGGAATTAAGCCACGAACCCCAAATCTTTGATAACTTTAAAGTTTGAACAGCACTTTGGGaattttagcagctgcttacAGACAAGTTTATATTCTTAAAGAGCAGCATATATCAAAATTAGACCTTAAAgtaaagttttataatttataggaTGTGCCACGCCTCTGCTTTGCCTGTTGCGCACAAATCCCATTAGACTAAATTATAAGACtctttgtgcatttttttgtaccgggtctacatatatatatgagaaTTTTAAAAGtcatttacaaattaaatgtttaggcaaacaaaagctgaaagTTTAATGTTGTGTTAAAGagctaacaatatttaaaaatttattttaacaagtgcgcacaaaatttgcaaacaattttgattcaattgcaaatgactttgctggcatttttaattaaatacaactggaactggaactggaactggGCTGGCttaaagctgtagctgaagtacatatgtgtgtgtgtgtgtaaagacGAGAGTTGCGCATACGCTCCGTATTGCGGTTGacacatttgcataatgaAACCAATTAAAAGTTGGCAGTGCTGCTTAAgtgcaaaatatgtaaaaaataaaaaaaggagTGTGCTCAACTGGGTGAGCGAGTGTGTCTTCTATTGCGCTTTGTCCTTGCCCGGCTGCTCGTGCTTGGCCAGCGACTGAATGCGCTGGCTCACAAGTCCCAGCGGCTTGCGTGGCACCAAATGACAAGTTGATTGCCTGCCAGCGAAAAGCAAATGCATGTGAGCGTAAGGGAGAAATTAAATTGGCATAAGCTGACGCTTACTTGTAAATGATTTTCTCGCGGTCTGCCCAGGGCCAGGCGCGCTCCAGGTTATCCAGCTTGAAAACGAGCTGCAAATGCTTAGAATGTGTTAATGATGTTGGCGGCAACAGCGGCATTGATTGCTTTTTACCTTTTGTGTCTGCACCGGGCTGGCTGTAACCTCTGTTGTATCTAGAGGCTTTGTtattgtgggcgtgggcgtgggtgtgggcgtgggcgtgggcgttgcAGCGCGCACCTTTGATATGTCTGTTGGCAGTGTCAAATCACACAGCTGCTGGGCTTCAACtggcctttgttgttgctgctgctgctgctgctgcttgggggTGCTGCGCAAATTCCAGGTATAAGTGGTGCTTAAGAAATCGCTGTCATCGCTGCTTGTGTGAGCTGAATGCGCTTGATTTGACGCCGCTGCCGGCAGCTTCATGTAGTAGACTGCCTTGGGTGTCGTCGATTCAATGTCGCTGTCAGCTTCGCTCGCCTCATTGTCTGTCAGTTCGCTCTGCTCATTTGTCGCATAATTGGCTTCCGATGCGTAATCCGATTCGGGCGTTATATCCTTAAGCTGTCGCTCACTATCGCTGTCACTCTCGCTGTCGCTCTGCTCTGTCAGCTCATAGTCCAGCGCATCTTCGTCATAGGAACATTTGCGTTCCACTGTGCCAAAGCTTTGGGAAACTGTCGCCAGCGTGGAGCACAAGATCTTTGGTATTTCCGCTATGGCGGACAATTTGCGCTGCATTTCGATAAGACGCAGCTCAATGGCGCTCGCCTGCACGCGACCTTCgaaaagacaaacaacaaaactcgtagaaatatttagcaaatgctgttctctgtttgttttttatttcacgacacacatatgtatatataaagagTAAGCAAGCAATAACTTTGGttagttttcaattgaatttggaGTCATCACTCTTTGAGTGACTTGGAGGCGGTGGGCAAGGCCAGCAGCATGTTCTCTAGAGTGCTGCTGCGCAGCTCTTGGTTGTCGCCCACCTCCGTAAAGAAGCGACGTATGTTCCGTATAATGCGATGATGTGGCAGCTCCTATGGCGTTAAGGTTGTGTGGAGGATAAGGATAATAGATTAGTGTTGCTTGTGCTGTGTGCATTGTTGGCATTGTCACCTGTTCTTCATCGTCTGAGGACTCGTCCTCGCTCAATTCAATGACCACCTCGTTGCCCTCATCATCGATTTGggttttggttttctttttcttgGGCTTGGGCGGCTCGGGCGGCTCTTGCCACATGATCGGATGCCAACAACGCGAGCCAAGCAATGGGGTTGGGGTGAAGTCTACAAAAAGATACAAACCAGCCAAGTGAGTAGGATTACATTTAGATAagcgcatgccacatgccaacTCAACATGCtgatgctttaaaatttaagcgctGCGCTTAC
Protein-coding regions in this window:
- the LOC108596758 gene encoding uncharacterized protein LOC108596758 isoform X1, which produces MPQAVGIQWSMPETKKKAPIIKVSCGIGDTDGFPAFDVESDAYDTKDDTKWGFLITGGAEFHMPLTVFQVTPDGLADKSGVRLGDIILEINEEDASQLTLVQAHERINATPKKVQFLMRNMEEDDPMGMYEAGEEKSIVMRVPKPMPPPKGRVQASAIELRLIEMQRKLSAIAEIPKILCSTLATVSQSFGTVERKCSYDEDALDYELTEQSDSESDSDSERQLKDITPESDYASEANYATNEQSELTDNEASEADSDIESTTPKAVYYMKLPAAASNQAHSAHTSSDDSDFLSTTYTWNLRSTPKQQQQQQQQQRPVEAQQLCDLTLPTDISKVRAATPTPTPTPTPTPTITKPLDTTEVTASPVQTQKLVFKLDNLERAWPWADREKIIYKQSTCHLVPRKPLGLVSQRIQSLAKHEQPGKDKAQ
- the LOC108596758 gene encoding uncharacterized protein LOC108596758 isoform X2, with product MRNMEEDDPMGMYEAGEEKSIVMRVPKPMPPPKGRVQASAIELRLIEMQRKLSAIAEIPKILCSTLATVSQSFGTVERKCSYDEDALDYELTEQSDSESDSDSERQLKDITPESDYASEANYATNEQSELTDNEASEADSDIESTTPKAVYYMKLPAAASNQAHSAHTSSDDSDFLSTTYTWNLRSTPKQQQQQQQQQRPVEAQQLCDLTLPTDISKVRAATPTPTPTPTPTPTITKPLDTTEVTASPVQTQKLVFKLDNLERAWPWADREKIIYKQSTCHLVPRKPLGLVSQRIQSLAKHEQPGKDKAQ